The Flavobacterium sp. 140616W15 sequence CTTATACCGAAATTGGAATTATTTTTTCTGGCATGGAATACCTTTTTGCTTTTTTCATAAAACTAACAGGATTCTTTTCATTTTGTTTATTTTTAGGAATATTAGTAAAACGTTCTGCATTCGCATTGGGATTCCTACTTGTATGGAGTATTCTTGAAGGCATTATAAAAACTGTTCTAACTTTTATAATTTTCCCTGAAAGCAAAATTGCAGATTATTTCATTCGATTACTTCCTCTTGAAGCCATGTCTAACTTAATTGTCGAACCATTTACTAGATTATCGGTAATAAAGAATATTGGGATACAAATGGGAGTTGAAAACACAAAAAACTATAATGTTGATTACATTTCAGTTGTGATTGTTTTGATTTGGACATTCCTTTTCATTTTCTTCTCTTATAAATTACTAAAAAGCCGAGATCTATAGTATATTTGTTTTTACTTTTTTTAGTTACTAATGAAGGCAGTAAAAATAATTATATCAATAATTTTCATCTTTTGGCTTGGGATAAAAGCCAATGCACAATCTATTATCATTGATGAGACAAAAAGCACTCAAGAATTAATAGAAAAAGTATTAGTCAATAGTTCCTGTGCCACAGTAACAAACCCAGAAGCAACTGGAGATGAATATACTCCTGGGAGTAAAAGTTTTGCTTATTTTAATGCTGGAACGAGTAATTTCCCATTTAAAGAAGGGGTAGTACTTACTACTGGGAGCAGTCGTAATTCGATTGGCCCAGTAATAAAAGATGATGGTGGTGGTGGAAGCGACTTCTGGTTAGGCGATTCTGATTTAGATCAAATATTAGGTATAAATTCTATAAACGCTACCGTTTTAGAATTTGATTTTTCACCATTAAC is a genomic window containing:
- a CDS encoding ABC transporter permease, with product MNRLLSIELQKIWKNKASRILTLAYFILLTFIALIASIKFDLGAFKFHLAEMGIFNFPFIWHFNTYIAAWLKFFLAIVIVSMMANEYSYGTLKQNLIDGLSKKEFVLSKFYTVILFSFCSTVFVFIMSLLLGLCFSSYTEIGIIFSGMEYLFAFFIKLTGFFSFCLFLGILVKRSAFALGFLLVWSILEGIIKTVLTFIIFPESKIADYFIRLLPLEAMSNLIVEPFTRLSVIKNIGIQMGVENTKNYNVDYISVVIVLIWTFLFIFFSYKLLKSRDL